The following are encoded in a window of Dama dama isolate Ldn47 chromosome 17, ASM3311817v1, whole genome shotgun sequence genomic DNA:
- the NAP1L5 gene encoding nucleosome assembly protein 1-like 5, with product MADSQNQGSTEPSQAAAAAAAADAAPEEVMAEGGAQGADSDSASSDSDGAVGQTAEEPQTPAENAPKPRNDFIESLPNSVKCRVLALKKLQKRCDKIEAKFDKEFQALEKKYNDIYKPLLAKIQELTGEMEGCAWTLEGEEEEEEDEEYEDEEEGEDEDEEEEEPAAEAAATAAAKDEGPHSAAPDDAKK from the coding sequence ATGGCCGACTCGCAGAACCAGGGCTCCACGGAGCCGAgccaggcggcggcggcggcggcggcggcggacgcGGCACCAGAGGAGGTAATGGCGGAGGGCGGTGCGCAGGGGGCAGATTCTGACAGCGCGTCCAGCGACTCCGACGGTGCGGTCGGTCAGACGGCTGAGGAGCCCCAGACCCCTGCAGAGAATGCACCAAAGCCTAGAAATGACTTTATCGAGAGCCTGCCTAACTCGGTGAAATGCCGAGTCCTGGCCCTCAAAAAGCTGCAGAAGCGATGCGATAAGATAGAAGCCAAATTTGACAAGGAATTCCAGGCTCTGGAGAAAAAGTACAACGACATCTATAAGCCCTTACTTGCTAAAATCCAAGAGCTCACCGGTGAGATGGAGGGGTGTGCATGGACCTtagagggtgaggaggaggaggaggaggatgaagagtacgaggatgaggaggagggagaggacgaGGACGAGGAGGAAGAAGAGCCTGCGGCGGAGGCTGCGGCGACCGCTGCCGCCAAAGATGAGGGTCCCCACTCTGCAGCGCCTGATGACGCCAAGAAATAA